A single window of Rhizobium indicum DNA harbors:
- a CDS encoding beta-mannosidase, translated as MTSLPKNGFNIDLSGSWQLASVDGEIRTAIMLPGDVHTALHRAGLIPDPYFGRNEEKVQWVAEREWAVERSFTLPEVEGDWYLDIDYLDTVASVHVNGFLALEADNSFRRYRPDVSSMLKSGDNSIRIVFASNIAVGAARQKQQPFYIPYSTGNSPIPDGNMLRKPQCHFGWDWNIAIAPLGLYGTIALKKLETARIEHVVTRQTHNNDGSVDLKVTATLFSKGPDIAQVYFELDGERVRLDVGVNGETHVNHLFHIDNPRLWWPSGSGEQALYRLSVELPTDEVIKQIGLRTIELITTPDASGSRFAFKVNSREVFCRGANWIPADALFSLSSPEKTEDLLQSAKAANMNMIRVWGGGFYEQDHFYDLCDRLGLMVWQDFMFACNLYPSTEDFLDNVTIEVDYQVRRLSSHPSIVLWCGDNELVGALTWFEESRKDRDRYLVSYDRLNRTIEQAVKKALPGALWWPSSPASGYLDFGDAWHADGSGDMHYWSVWHENKSFDNYRSVRPRFCSEFGFQSYTSLPVIRTYAEEKDMNVASPVMELHQKNAGGNERIAGTMFRYFRFPKDFPNFVYLSQIQQGLAIKTAVEYWRSLKPHCMGTIYWQLNDTWPVASWSSLDYGGRWKAMHYLVKRFFQPVAVAAIPSDDGKTIRFSLVNDTLANVSVDLSISLLTTKGERRHLKDVQAVCSPDAAVTATSIDVSDIPEGTLLAWHFTASNGTGGEGHYVNGTYKALELEPAGLAVTHEYVEENGAVDINVTARGLALFVMIETETDGKYSDNAFDLAAGESRRITFTPARPLDRGALPEFRFYDLYSCQSAD; from the coding sequence ATGACATCCTTGCCGAAGAACGGTTTCAACATCGACCTTTCCGGTTCGTGGCAGCTCGCCTCTGTCGACGGCGAGATCCGTACTGCGATCATGCTGCCGGGCGACGTGCACACCGCGCTCCACCGTGCAGGGCTGATCCCCGATCCCTATTTCGGCCGCAATGAGGAAAAGGTGCAGTGGGTGGCCGAGCGCGAATGGGCCGTCGAGCGCAGCTTCACGCTTCCGGAGGTCGAAGGCGACTGGTATCTCGATATCGATTATCTCGACACGGTCGCCAGCGTCCACGTCAACGGCTTCCTGGCGCTCGAAGCCGACAACAGCTTCCGCCGCTACCGGCCTGACGTCTCCAGCATGCTGAAATCAGGCGACAACAGCATCCGCATCGTCTTTGCCTCCAACATTGCCGTCGGCGCTGCGCGACAGAAGCAGCAGCCCTTTTACATTCCCTACAGCACGGGCAATTCGCCGATCCCCGACGGCAACATGCTGCGCAAGCCGCAATGCCATTTCGGCTGGGACTGGAACATTGCCATTGCGCCGCTCGGCCTCTACGGGACGATCGCGCTGAAAAAGCTCGAAACGGCGCGCATCGAACACGTCGTCACCCGCCAGACCCACAATAATGACGGTTCGGTCGATCTCAAAGTGACGGCGACGCTGTTTTCCAAGGGGCCAGACATTGCCCAGGTCTATTTCGAGCTCGACGGCGAGCGCGTGCGCCTCGATGTCGGCGTCAACGGCGAGACCCATGTCAACCACCTCTTCCATATCGACAACCCGCGCCTCTGGTGGCCCTCCGGCAGCGGCGAGCAGGCGCTCTACAGGCTATCCGTCGAATTGCCGACGGATGAGGTTATCAAGCAGATCGGTCTTCGCACCATCGAGCTGATCACCACGCCGGATGCGTCAGGCAGCCGCTTCGCTTTCAAGGTCAACAGCCGCGAGGTCTTCTGCCGCGGCGCCAACTGGATCCCGGCCGACGCGCTGTTTTCGCTGTCTTCGCCTGAGAAGACCGAGGACCTGCTGCAATCGGCCAAAGCCGCCAATATGAATATGATCCGCGTCTGGGGCGGCGGCTTCTACGAGCAGGATCATTTCTATGATCTCTGCGACCGACTGGGCCTCATGGTCTGGCAGGACTTCATGTTCGCCTGCAACCTCTACCCCTCGACCGAGGACTTCCTCGACAATGTAACGATCGAGGTCGATTACCAGGTGCGCCGGCTCTCCTCGCATCCGTCGATCGTGCTCTGGTGCGGCGACAACGAGCTGGTGGGTGCGCTCACCTGGTTTGAGGAATCGAGGAAGGACCGCGACCGCTATCTCGTCTCCTATGATCGCCTCAACCGCACCATCGAGCAGGCGGTGAAGAAGGCGCTGCCCGGCGCGCTCTGGTGGCCGTCGAGCCCGGCGTCCGGCTATCTCGATTTCGGCGATGCCTGGCATGCGGACGGGTCCGGCGACATGCACTACTGGTCGGTCTGGCACGAGAACAAGTCGTTCGACAATTACCGCTCGGTGCGTCCGCGCTTCTGCTCGGAATTCGGCTTCCAGTCCTATACGTCGCTGCCTGTGATCAGGACCTATGCCGAGGAGAAGGACATGAACGTCGCTTCCCCCGTCATGGAGCTGCACCAGAAGAATGCCGGCGGCAACGAGCGCATCGCCGGCACGATGTTCCGCTATTTCCGCTTCCCCAAGGATTTTCCGAACTTCGTCTATCTCTCCCAGATCCAGCAGGGGCTGGCGATCAAGACGGCGGTGGAATACTGGCGGTCGCTCAAACCCCATTGCATGGGCACGATCTACTGGCAGCTCAACGACACCTGGCCAGTGGCCTCCTGGTCGAGCCTCGACTATGGCGGCCGCTGGAAAGCGATGCACTACCTCGTCAAGCGCTTCTTCCAGCCGGTCGCGGTCGCTGCCATTCCTTCCGATGACGGAAAGACGATCCGCTTCTCGCTTGTTAACGACACGCTTGCCAATGTCAGCGTCGATCTTTCGATCTCGCTGCTGACGACGAAGGGCGAACGCCGGCATCTGAAGGACGTGCAGGCCGTGTGTTCGCCGGATGCGGCCGTCACTGCCACGAGCATCGACGTCTCCGATATTCCAGAGGGAACGCTGCTTGCCTGGCACTTCACCGCGTCGAACGGTACGGGCGGCGAGGGGCATTACGTCAACGGCACCTACAAGGCGCTGGAGCTGGAGCCCGCGGGGCTTGCTGTCACCCACGAATATGTCGAGGAGAATGGCGCCGTCGACATCAACGTCACCGCTAGGGGACTTGCGCTTTTCGTGATGATCGAGACCGAGACGGACGGCAAATATTCCGACAACGCCTTCGATCTTGCGGCCGGCGAGAGCCGCCGGATCACCTTTACCCCGGCACGGCCGCTTGATCGTGGCGCGCTTCCGGAGTTCCGGTTCTACGACTTGTATTCCTGCCAGTCGGCAGATTGA
- a CDS encoding carbohydrate ABC transporter permease produces the protein MADVGTLNTTSAGIDAVAPKLGEGPSGPRPRPAVSARNIMLYGTLTIAALYYLLPLYVMVVTSLKGMPEIRLGNIFSPPMEITFEPWVKAWAQACTGLNCDGLSRGFWNSVRITVPSVIISIAIASVNGYALANWRFRGSELFFSILIVGAFIPYQVMIYPIVIILREIGIYGTLTGLIVVHSIFGMPILTLLFRNYFVSLPEELFKAARVDGAGFWQIFLRIMLPMSLPIFVVAMILQVTGIWNDFLFGVVFTRPDTYPMTVQLNNIVNSVQGVKEYNVNMAATILTGLVPLIVYFVSGRLFVRGIAAGAVKG, from the coding sequence GTGGCTGATGTAGGAACTCTCAACACCACGTCTGCCGGCATCGACGCCGTCGCGCCGAAACTCGGCGAAGGCCCCAGCGGCCCCCGGCCGCGCCCTGCGGTGTCGGCGCGCAACATCATGCTCTATGGCACATTGACGATCGCAGCGCTCTACTATCTGCTGCCGCTCTATGTGATGGTCGTGACGTCGCTGAAGGGCATGCCGGAAATCCGTCTCGGCAACATCTTTTCGCCGCCAATGGAGATCACCTTCGAACCCTGGGTGAAAGCCTGGGCGCAGGCCTGCACCGGGCTCAACTGCGATGGCCTGTCGCGCGGCTTCTGGAATTCAGTTCGCATCACGGTGCCGTCGGTGATCATCTCGATCGCGATCGCCTCGGTGAACGGCTACGCGCTGGCAAACTGGCGCTTCAGAGGATCCGAGCTTTTTTTCTCGATCCTCATCGTCGGCGCATTCATTCCCTATCAGGTGATGATCTATCCGATCGTCATCATCCTGCGCGAAATCGGCATCTACGGCACGCTGACCGGCCTCATTGTCGTGCATTCGATCTTCGGCATGCCGATCCTGACGCTGCTTTTCCGCAACTATTTCGTGTCGCTGCCGGAGGAACTGTTCAAAGCGGCGCGTGTCGACGGGGCGGGCTTCTGGCAGATCTTCCTGCGGATCATGCTGCCGATGTCGCTGCCGATCTTCGTGGTCGCGATGATCCTGCAGGTGACCGGCATCTGGAACGACTTCCTGTTCGGCGTGGTCTTCACCCGGCCGGATACCTACCCGATGACCGTGCAGCTCAACAACATCGTCAATTCCGTCCAGGGCGTGAAGGAATACAACGTCAACATGGCGGCAACGATCCTCACCGGTCTCGTGCCGCTCATCGTCTACTTCGTGTCGGGGCGGCTTTTCGTCCGCGGCATCGCCGCCGGCGCAGTGAAGGGTTGA
- a CDS encoding ABC transporter ATP-binding protein, translated as MNMNASVSIKDLSLNFGAVSVLKDLNLDINDGEFLVLLGSSGCGKSTLLNCIAGLLDASEGQIFIKGKNVTWEEPKDRGIGMVFQSYALYPQMTVEKNLSFGLRVAKVPQAEIDKRVARASEILQIQPLLKRKPAELSGGQRQRVAIGRALVRDVDVFLFDEPLSNLDAKLRSELRVEIKRLHQSLKNTMIYVTHDQIEALTLADRIAIMKSGIIQQLDDPTTIYNRPRNLFVAGFIGSPSMNFLHGELVKSGEGIAFLANGVIFSLADYDAGETLQPGRKVVLGVRPEHIKVNENTGGEEHDATVDIEEPMGADNLLWLKHAGHTMSVRVNGARRFNVGAKVKLSFDMTVASVFDAESELRL; from the coding sequence ATGAATATGAATGCAAGCGTCTCCATCAAGGATCTGTCCCTGAATTTCGGCGCGGTGAGCGTGCTGAAGGATCTCAATCTCGACATCAACGACGGCGAATTCCTGGTGCTGCTCGGCTCGTCCGGCTGCGGCAAGTCGACCTTGCTGAATTGCATCGCCGGCCTGCTCGACGCCTCGGAAGGGCAGATCTTCATCAAGGGCAAGAACGTTACCTGGGAAGAGCCGAAGGACCGCGGCATCGGCATGGTGTTCCAGTCTTATGCGCTCTATCCACAGATGACCGTCGAGAAGAACCTGTCATTCGGTCTTCGCGTCGCCAAGGTGCCGCAGGCCGAGATCGACAAGCGGGTGGCACGTGCTTCCGAAATCCTGCAGATTCAGCCGCTGCTGAAGCGCAAGCCGGCTGAGCTATCCGGCGGCCAGCGCCAGCGCGTGGCGATCGGCCGGGCACTGGTGCGCGACGTCGACGTCTTCCTGTTCGACGAGCCGCTGTCCAATCTCGACGCCAAGCTCCGCTCGGAGCTGCGCGTCGAGATCAAGCGCCTGCACCAGTCGCTGAAGAACACGATGATCTACGTGACCCACGACCAGATCGAGGCGCTGACGCTTGCCGACCGCATCGCCATCATGAAGAGCGGCATCATCCAGCAGCTCGACGATCCGACGACGATCTATAACAGGCCGCGCAATCTGTTCGTTGCCGGCTTCATCGGCTCGCCGTCGATGAATTTCCTGCACGGTGAGCTGGTCAAATCAGGCGAGGGCATTGCCTTTTTAGCCAACGGCGTCATTTTCTCGCTCGCTGACTACGACGCTGGCGAGACGCTGCAGCCCGGCCGCAAAGTGGTTCTCGGCGTTCGTCCTGAACACATCAAGGTTAACGAGAATACCGGCGGCGAAGAACATGACGCCACCGTCGATATCGAGGAGCCGATGGGCGCGGACAATCTGCTGTGGCTGAAACATGCCGGTCACACGATGTCTGTACGTGTCAACGGCGCACGCCGCTTCAACGTCGGAGCCAAGGTGAAGCTCAGCTTCGACATGACGGTTGCCTCGGTCTTCGATGCCGAAAGCGAGCTGCGTCTCTAG
- the leuS gene encoding leucine--tRNA ligase, producing MPYDPKTIEPKWQAYWADHRIFRAEIDPARPKFYALDMFPYPSGAGLHVGHPLGYTATDITCRYKRMRGFNVLHPMGWDSFGLPAERHAMRTGVHPDITTKRNIETFRGQVQRLGFSYDWSREFATTDPAYVRWTQWIFLKLFEKGLAYQAEVAVNWCPAQNSVLADEEVKDGRYVETGDPVIRRRMRQWMLRITAYADRLLQGLDGLDWPENLKTMQRNWIGRSEGAEIRFPLKHGKEVITVFTTRPETLFGASYIVLAPEHPAVAAIIEPEMREAVAAYIAEAEGLEETVRADAGREKTGVFTGAYATNPVNGARLPVWVADYVLAGYGTGALMAVPAHDARDYAFAHAHELPIIRVIDSEDDIEKAAYEGEGAMANSGFLDGLGSPEARSAIIAWLQANGAGWPKVIHRLRDWLFSRQRYWGEPIPVLHLADGSVMPLPEECLPLLPPELDDYAPTPDGEPPLARAQAWVETTVPGTDIPARRETNTMPQWAGSCWYYLRFLDPENTSKPVGREAERYWMPVDLYVGGAEHAVLHLLYARFWHKVLYDIGVVSTEEPFQRLFNQGMILAHSYGDAAGRYYAPSSVVEEEGRWFAGSVEVQRAVEKMSKSRLNVVNPDDVVDQFGADALRLYEMFMGPLDAAKPWQTAGVIGVRRFLERAWRIVCDESDGLSPVVLEAAPSPQLLRLRHQTVKTVTADIEAIRFNTAVSRLMELANALTAEAVRPREVVETFVLLLAPFAPHIAEELWSKLGHGETLTWVSWPTFDPAMIEMETREYVVQINGKVRHRFEAAADLGEALLAAARSEPSVMALLDGKTVVKEVLVPGRLVNFVVEDL from the coding sequence ATGCCTTATGATCCCAAGACGATCGAACCGAAGTGGCAGGCTTATTGGGCCGATCACCGTATTTTTCGAGCGGAGATCGATCCGGCCAGACCGAAATTCTACGCACTCGACATGTTCCCATATCCTTCGGGTGCGGGCCTGCATGTCGGCCATCCCCTCGGCTATACGGCCACGGATATAACGTGCCGCTACAAACGCATGCGCGGCTTCAACGTCCTGCATCCGATGGGATGGGACAGTTTCGGCCTGCCGGCGGAGCGCCACGCGATGCGGACTGGTGTGCATCCCGATATCACGACAAAGCGCAATATCGAGACGTTTCGCGGGCAGGTGCAGAGGCTGGGTTTTTCTTATGACTGGAGTCGCGAGTTTGCCACGACCGACCCCGCCTATGTGCGCTGGACGCAGTGGATCTTCCTGAAGCTGTTCGAGAAGGGCCTCGCCTATCAGGCGGAGGTCGCGGTCAACTGGTGCCCGGCCCAGAACTCAGTGCTTGCCGACGAGGAGGTCAAGGACGGGCGTTATGTCGAGACCGGCGATCCCGTCATTCGCCGCAGGATGCGCCAGTGGATGCTGCGCATCACGGCCTATGCCGATCGGCTGCTGCAGGGACTGGACGGCCTCGACTGGCCCGAAAACCTGAAAACCATGCAACGCAACTGGATCGGACGCTCCGAGGGCGCCGAAATCCGGTTTCCGCTCAAGCACGGCAAAGAGGTCATCACCGTCTTCACGACGCGCCCCGAGACCCTGTTCGGAGCAAGCTATATCGTCCTCGCGCCGGAGCATCCTGCCGTTGCCGCCATCATCGAGCCGGAAATGCGCGAGGCAGTGGCCGCCTATATAGCCGAGGCCGAAGGATTGGAAGAGACGGTGCGGGCCGATGCCGGGCGCGAGAAGACGGGCGTCTTCACCGGCGCTTATGCGACCAACCCTGTCAACGGAGCCCGGCTGCCGGTTTGGGTGGCCGATTACGTGCTGGCTGGCTACGGCACCGGCGCCCTGATGGCGGTGCCGGCTCATGACGCGCGCGACTACGCTTTTGCCCATGCGCACGAGCTGCCGATCATTCGCGTGATCGACAGCGAGGACGATATCGAAAAGGCGGCTTATGAGGGCGAGGGGGCGATGGCCAACTCCGGCTTCCTGGATGGCCTGGGCTCGCCGGAGGCGAGATCCGCCATCATCGCCTGGCTGCAGGCGAACGGCGCGGGCTGGCCGAAGGTCATACACCGCCTGCGCGACTGGCTGTTTTCCCGCCAGCGCTACTGGGGTGAGCCGATCCCGGTGTTGCATCTGGCGGATGGTTCGGTGATGCCGCTGCCCGAGGAATGCCTGCCGCTGCTGCCGCCTGAACTGGACGACTACGCTCCGACGCCGGATGGCGAACCGCCGCTTGCCCGTGCGCAGGCCTGGGTCGAAACGACCGTGCCGGGCACCGACATTCCGGCACGGAGGGAGACCAACACGATGCCGCAATGGGCGGGCTCCTGCTGGTATTATCTCAGATTCCTCGATCCGGAGAACACCAGCAAACCCGTCGGGCGCGAGGCCGAGCGCTATTGGATGCCGGTCGATCTCTATGTCGGCGGCGCCGAGCACGCGGTCCTGCATCTGCTCTATGCCCGCTTCTGGCATAAGGTGCTCTACGACATCGGCGTCGTTTCGACGGAAGAGCCGTTCCAGCGGCTGTTCAACCAAGGCATGATCCTTGCTCATTCCTACGGCGATGCGGCTGGCCGGTATTACGCGCCGTCGTCGGTCGTCGAAGAGGAGGGCAGATGGTTCGCTGGGTCGGTCGAAGTGCAGCGCGCCGTCGAGAAGATGTCGAAGTCGCGGCTGAACGTTGTCAATCCCGACGATGTTGTCGATCAGTTCGGGGCCGACGCCTTGCGCCTGTACGAGATGTTCATGGGACCTCTGGACGCGGCAAAACCCTGGCAGACCGCTGGCGTGATCGGCGTGCGTCGGTTTCTGGAGCGTGCCTGGCGCATTGTCTGCGACGAGAGCGATGGCCTCTCTCCAGTGGTGCTGGAGGCGGCCCCCAGCCCGCAGCTTCTGCGCTTGCGCCACCAGACGGTGAAGACCGTGACGGCGGATATCGAAGCAATTCGGTTCAATACCGCGGTTTCCCGGCTGATGGAACTGGCCAACGCACTGACGGCGGAAGCAGTGCGTCCGCGCGAAGTGGTGGAGACATTCGTGCTGTTGCTCGCACCCTTTGCGCCTCACATCGCGGAGGAGTTATGGAGCAAGCTTGGTCACGGGGAAACACTGACATGGGTTTCCTGGCCCACTTTCGATCCTGCAATGATCGAGATGGAGACCCGCGAATATGTCGTGCAGATCAACGGCAAGGTTCGCCACCGCTTCGAAGCCGCCGCCGATCTCGGCGAGGCGCTGCTTGCAGCGGCGCGATCCGAACCTTCCGTTATGGCCTTGCTCGACGGCAAAACGGTGGTCAAGGAAGTTCTGGTTCCGGGGCGACTGGTGAATTTCGTCGTCGAAGACCTGTGA
- a CDS encoding LacI family transcriptional regulator, producing the protein MENKGNFGNAASTPAARERPTLKTIAFMTGLGVTTVSRALKDAPDIGAETKERVRMVARQLGYQPNRAGVRLRTGKTNVIALVLSIDEEIMGFSSQMVFGISEVLSGTPYHIVITPHSHSKDPMLPVRYILDTGSADGVIISRIEPDDPRVRLLSERGMPFATHGRTDAGLTHPFHDFDNEAFAHKAVEKLVKRGRRRIALLQPPSKLTYYAHIRIGFQTGLHDYGAEEVPLRINTDAPLADIRDVVEVMMRSANAPDGIVCSAGSAAIAVNAGIEAAGKALGRDLDMVSKQSVPILNWIRPEIITAQEDVRHAGREMAKAVIARIDGVEPELLQSISQPTWPESGR; encoded by the coding sequence ATGGAAAACAAGGGAAATTTCGGGAACGCGGCATCGACGCCGGCAGCGCGCGAGCGCCCGACGTTGAAGACGATCGCCTTCATGACGGGCCTTGGCGTGACGACGGTGTCGCGTGCGCTGAAGGATGCGCCGGATATCGGGGCCGAAACCAAGGAGCGCGTGCGCATGGTCGCCCGCCAGCTCGGCTACCAGCCGAACAGGGCGGGTGTGCGCCTCCGTACCGGCAAGACCAACGTCATCGCCCTCGTCCTCAGCATCGACGAGGAGATCATGGGCTTCTCGAGCCAGATGGTCTTCGGCATCTCCGAGGTGCTATCCGGCACGCCCTATCATATCGTCATCACGCCGCATTCGCACAGCAAGGACCCGATGCTGCCGGTGCGCTATATCCTTGATACCGGCTCGGCCGACGGCGTCATCATCTCACGCATCGAGCCAGACGATCCGCGCGTAAGGCTGCTGAGCGAGCGCGGCATGCCCTTTGCCACGCATGGGCGCACCGATGCGGGTCTGACGCATCCCTTCCACGATTTCGACAACGAGGCCTTCGCCCATAAGGCGGTGGAAAAGCTGGTCAAGCGCGGCCGGCGCCGCATCGCGCTGCTGCAGCCGCCGAGCAAACTCACTTACTACGCCCATATCCGCATCGGCTTCCAGACCGGCCTGCATGATTATGGCGCCGAGGAAGTGCCGCTGCGCATCAACACCGACGCCCCGCTCGCCGACATCCGCGACGTCGTCGAGGTGATGATGCGCTCGGCCAACGCACCGGATGGCATCGTCTGTTCGGCCGGCAGTGCTGCAATCGCCGTCAATGCCGGCATCGAAGCCGCCGGCAAGGCGCTCGGCCGCGATCTCGACATGGTCTCCAAACAATCGGTGCCGATCCTCAACTGGATCCGCCCCGAGATCATCACCGCCCAGGAGGACGTCCGCCACGCCGGCCGCGAAATGGCCAAAGCCGTCATCGCCCGCATCGACGGCGTCGAACCGGAACTGCTGCAGAGCATTAGTCAGCCGACCTGGCCGGAGAGTGGCAGGTAG
- a CDS encoding ABC transporter substrate-binding protein, with product MKIRIMAAVLAASVALPFSAANATDLEVTHWWTSGGESAAVAELAKAFDATGNHWVDGAIAGSGGTARPIMISRITGGDPMGATQFNHGRQAEELVQAGLMRDLTDVATAEKWKDIIRPSSLLDSCTIDGKIYCAPVNIHSWQWLWLSNAAFKKAGVEVPKNWDEFVAAAPALEKAGIIPLAVGGQPWQATGAFDVLMVAVAGKDTFNKVFKDKDAEVAAGPEIAKVFKAADDARRMAKGSNVQDWNQATNLVITGKAGGQIMGDWAQGEFALAGQKAGTDYTCLPGLGVNEIISTGGDAFYFPLLKDEEKSKAQAVLAKTLLDPKTQVAFNLKKGSLPVRGDVDLAAANDCMKKGLDILAKGNVIQGTDQLLSADSQKQKEDLFSEFFANPSMTPEDAQKRFAGIIASAD from the coding sequence ATGAAAATCCGTATAATGGCGGCCGTGCTTGCCGCTTCGGTCGCGCTTCCGTTCAGCGCCGCCAACGCCACCGATCTCGAAGTCACGCACTGGTGGACATCGGGCGGCGAATCCGCTGCCGTCGCCGAGTTGGCAAAGGCATTCGACGCCACCGGCAACCACTGGGTCGACGGTGCTATCGCCGGTTCCGGCGGCACTGCCCGTCCGATCATGATCAGCCGCATCACCGGCGGTGATCCGATGGGAGCAACCCAGTTCAACCATGGCCGCCAGGCCGAGGAACTTGTCCAGGCCGGCCTGATGCGCGATCTGACCGATGTGGCGACCGCCGAGAAGTGGAAGGACATTATTCGTCCGTCGAGCCTGCTCGATTCCTGCACCATCGACGGCAAGATCTACTGCGCTCCCGTCAACATCCACTCCTGGCAGTGGCTGTGGCTTTCGAACGCCGCCTTCAAGAAGGCCGGCGTCGAGGTTCCGAAGAATTGGGACGAGTTCGTCGCTGCTGCTCCGGCTCTCGAAAAGGCCGGCATCATTCCGCTCGCCGTCGGCGGTCAGCCGTGGCAGGCAACTGGCGCCTTCGACGTGCTGATGGTTGCGGTCGCCGGCAAGGATACCTTCAACAAGGTCTTCAAGGACAAGGATGCGGAAGTTGCCGCCGGTCCCGAAATCGCCAAGGTCTTCAAGGCGGCCGACGACGCTCGGCGCATGGCCAAAGGCAGCAACGTCCAGGATTGGAACCAGGCCACCAACCTTGTCATCACAGGCAAGGCCGGCGGCCAGATCATGGGCGACTGGGCGCAGGGTGAGTTCGCGCTCGCCGGTCAAAAGGCCGGTACCGACTATACCTGCCTGCCGGGCCTCGGCGTGAACGAGATCATCTCGACTGGCGGCGACGCCTTCTACTTCCCGCTGCTGAAGGACGAAGAAAAGTCCAAGGCGCAGGCCGTGCTTGCCAAGACCCTGCTCGATCCCAAGACCCAGGTTGCCTTTAATCTGAAGAAGGGTTCGCTGCCGGTTCGCGGCGACGTCGATCTCGCCGCCGCCAATGATTGCATGAAGAAGGGTCTCGACATCCTGGCCAAGGGCAACGTGATCCAAGGCACCGACCAGCTGCTTTCGGCCGACAGCCAGAAGCAGAAGGAAGACCTCTTCTCCGAATTCTTCGCCAATCCGTCGATGACGCCGGAAGACGCTCAGAAGCGTTTCGCCGGGATCATCGCTTCTGCTGACTGA
- a CDS encoding carbohydrate ABC transporter permease gives MTGQARAGRPNKLLRNLNAKIASIPMILTALVIFVGGTLWTVFYSFTNSKLLPRLSFVGFDQYERLWAAPRWVTAIENLAVYGILSLIFSLVIGFMLAALMDQKIRFENTFRTIFLYPFALSFIVTGLVWQWVLNPDFGIQAVVRSMGWTSFTFNPLYTPEIVIYGILIAALWQGTGLVMCLMLAGLRGIDEDIWKAARVDGIPMWRTYLFIVIPMMRPVFITTIVIIASGIVKVYDLVVAQTSGGPGISSEVPAKYVYDYMFQAQNLGQGFAASTMMLVTVAIIIVPWAYLEFGGGRKRG, from the coding sequence ATGACGGGTCAAGCGCGAGCAGGCCGGCCAAATAAGTTACTGCGCAATCTGAATGCCAAGATTGCGTCCATTCCGATGATCCTGACGGCGCTGGTGATCTTTGTCGGTGGGACGTTGTGGACGGTTTTTTATTCCTTCACCAATTCCAAGCTCCTTCCGCGGTTGAGCTTTGTCGGCTTCGATCAGTACGAGCGCCTGTGGGCTGCGCCGCGCTGGGTGACGGCGATCGAGAATCTGGCTGTCTACGGCATTCTCTCGCTGATCTTCAGCCTGGTCATCGGTTTCATGCTTGCCGCGCTGATGGACCAGAAGATCCGTTTCGAAAACACTTTCCGCACCATCTTTCTCTATCCCTTCGCGCTGTCCTTCATCGTGACGGGCCTCGTCTGGCAATGGGTTCTGAACCCCGATTTCGGCATCCAGGCTGTGGTGCGCTCGATGGGGTGGACAAGTTTCACTTTCAATCCGCTCTATACGCCTGAAATCGTCATCTACGGCATTCTGATCGCGGCGCTGTGGCAGGGGACGGGTCTCGTCATGTGCCTGATGCTTGCCGGCCTGCGTGGGATCGACGAGGACATCTGGAAAGCGGCGCGTGTGGACGGCATTCCGATGTGGAGGACCTATCTCTTCATCGTCATCCCGATGATGCGGCCGGTCTTCATCACGACGATCGTCATCATCGCCTCCGGCATCGTCAAGGTCTACGACCTCGTGGTCGCGCAGACATCGGGCGGACCGGGCATCTCCTCGGAAGTGCCGGCGAAATATGTCTACGATTACATGTTCCAGGCGCAGAACCTGGGGCAGGGCTTTGCTGCCTCGACCATGATGCTCGTCACAGTCGCGATCATTATCGTTCCGTGGGCCTATCTGGAATTCGGCGGAGGGCGCAAGCGTGGCTGA